A section of the Triplophysa dalaica isolate WHDGS20190420 chromosome 8, ASM1584641v1, whole genome shotgun sequence genome encodes:
- the hibch gene encoding 3-hydroxyisobutyryl-CoA hydrolase, mitochondrial encodes MSLKILTSAHRLRAFCRLQRIQGHMMSSKAESEVLFEKVGNAGVITLNRPKALNALNLTMIRHIFPQLKKWDNDSETDVVIIKGAGGKAFCAGGDIRAVTEAGKAGDSLAQDFFREEYILNNAIGTYKKPYVALIDGITMGGGVGLSVHGRFRVATEKTLFAMPETGIGLFPDVGGGYFLPRLQGKLGLFLALTGFRLKGRDVQRVGVATHFVESEKIVSLEKDLADLKSPSVSDVTQLLDSYQKQSALDAEKPFTLQQHTEAINRIFSAASVEQILENLQKDGSAFAQKQIEILAKMSPTSLKLTCRQIQEGANMSLQEVLVMEYRLTQACMRGHDFYEGVRAVLIDRDQSPKWKPSTLSEVTEQAIEDCFSSLGERDLKL; translated from the exons atgtcattaaaaatccTAACATCTGCACACAG ACTACGAGCATTCTGTAGATTGCAGAGAATACAAGGACACATG ATGTCCAGTAAAGCTGAATCAGAAGTTCTGTTCGAGAAAGTGGGGAACGCTGGTGTCATCACATTAAACAGACCCAAAGCTCTCAATGCCCTCAATCTCACAATGATCAGACACATCTTCCCTCAACTCAAG AAATGGGACAACGATTCAGAAACGGATGTAGTGATCATTAAAGGAGCAGGAGGGAAGGCTTTCTGTGCCGGTGGAGATATCAGAG CTGTCACAGAAGCTGGAAAAGCTGGCGATTCGCTAGCTCAAGACTTCTTCCGTGAGGAGTACATTCTGAACAATGCTATTG GTACATATAAGAAGCCATATGTGGCTCTAATCGATGGAATAACAATGGGAGGG GGCGTGGGTCTCTCGGTGCACGGCCGGTTTCGTGTGGCTACAGAGAAGACGCTGTTTGCCATGCCGGAGACGGGCATCG GCCTGTTCCCTGATGTCGGAGGGGGTTACTTTCTCCCTAGACTCCAAGGCAAGCTGGGACTCTTTCTCGCCTTGACCGGGTTCCGCCTCAAGGGACGAGATGTGCAGAGAGTCGGGGTGGCTACTCATTTTGTGGAGTCGGAAAAG ATTGTGTCTCTTGAGAAGGATCTTGCTGACCTGAAGTCTCCATCTGTGAGTGATGTGACTCAGCTACTTGATTCTTATCAGAAACAG AGCGCTCTGGATGCTGAGAAACCGTTTACCCTTCAACAGCACACAGAAGCCATCAATAG AATCTTTTCAGCTGCCAGTGTGGAGCAGATCCTGGAGAACCTTCAGAAAGATGGATCTGCATTTGCACAGAAACAGATTGAG atTCTGGCCAAAATGTCTCCTACGTCACTGAAGTTAACTTGCAGACAGATTCAGGAAGGGGCAAACATGAGTTTACAGGAGGTTTTGGTGATGGAGTATAGACTCACTCAAGCCTGCATG AGAGGACACGATTTTTATGAGGGAGTTCGAGCTG TGCTGATCGATAGAGACCAGAGTCCAAAGTGGAAACCTTCCACCCTCTCTGAGGTCACAGAACAAGCTATAGAGGATTGCTTCAGTTCCCTGGGTGAAAGAGATCTCAAACTTTAA